The stretch of DNA TAGCACtggattttgatgaagatCGAAGTAGGCATTGTCGAGTTTTATGTCAACTCTGCACCCGGTAGCAAGAGCCGCTGCTCTACAAGGCTATGTTATTGGATTTCCTTCGATGTAACTAACTTCGGGAACCTTACTCTAAGCAATTTTGGACCCGTTTCGTAAATGAGGATAGTTCATCTGATGTAGGTGCTCTAGCAAGCCAACGCATTTTTGCATAATCCGGAATGACTAGAACAATTTGAACGCATTTCAGAATCCTTGCATGATGAGTTTAATGTAGCAACGGCGTACCATTTGGGAGCCAATTTCTGCCTTCTACGACACCATGAACTCGATGATCGGGTTTCATTTGTTGGCGTAGCATAGAGATCCCAGAGTATGCAATAAATGCGGCATCCAATGCATTTGTTCCTTCCCTGGTTACCGCCGTTTCTGTGTCAGTATGGTTTATTcttgatgaggatgatttCGAGTTCCTGCATACCATGGAGCACCGCCTGCGTGTGCACTGAACAAATTGAACGTATATTTTTAACGAGGCATTCGAAGATATTTCTGACATGAGACTCACGCATGACCAAAGTACTCGACTTGTATACTCTGCATTGCGGTCGAGCTTCCAACGCTTGCTGAGTGAGGAAGACCTGTAGAAGGATGACACCTTAATTCGCAACGTTAATACTTCGTCACGTCAGTCGCAGTAAATAATTACTTACATTATACAAGCATCCATTTCTTCGTAAGCTCCGCGTTCCAGTAAGATAACCTTTCCGCCGCCACCCTCTTCAGCTTTAGATTGCTGTCAGCAATTATCAAAAAGAAGATCCTAGATGCTACCTGGAGTTCCTAAAAGTATCACCTTAGCTGAAGTCTGAGGTTGGGCCTCTAGGGCGGCTTTCAGGGCAATAGCAACCCCGACTCCACTGATAGCTATGAGGTTATGACCACATGCATGCCCAATACCTGGCAAAGCGTCCATCTCCGAGTTGATGCCAATGACTCTGCCTCCTGTACCTTGACTATACTCCGCTTTCCAGGCGGTGTTGAGCCCAAGATAGTGTCTGGTAACTTTGAAGCCACATTTTTCCATGTAAGCAGTCAGGAGGTCATGAGCATAGCTAGGCAAAAAATGTCAGGATGACTCCACTTGAAAGAGAGAAGTACCAACTTCTCTGTGAACATGGTTTCCGGGTGTCCTGTATTTAATATACGCCGTTAACGAGGAAAATTATGCAGAACTTCAAATAACCAATACCATGTATCTTCATACTAAGGGCACGAAGactttcatttttttggttcAAGGTTTTGTCAATAACAGAGGTAGCACTTCCGGGTATGTGTGCTAaggagtttgaaatagagGAATAGGACGGGAGCTGTTCTGCCACATTCCACCACTCATCCTCAGAGCCGTAGGAAAAGACACAATTGGGGGTAAAATAACAGTGATTGTCCTTCAGATTTACTTCAGAACAACGCGAAAAACGATCCTGTATAATAACTGACCGTCTTTCCTAGAGTTTCACTATCGCTAAGCCGTTTATCCGCCTCACCGTAAACCTTTTCTTGTTCTGACAACGGCTTATCTTGGAGAGTGGACTTGGTTTCTGTGCGAGTTGTCAATTTCCCAAAACGCGTTTTGCGCGAGAAAAAGTGAGCAAAACATCCTGGCTGTGCGTCAAGGTCGCTCATTTCCCGGTACAGGGTAGAATGCAATGgtaagagtaagagagcTTAATGGGAGCAATCTGAGTATCATTTGCTACGGTATGGCCACTTGGAAAGATCTGGCAGAGATCCGCCGCCAATTCAGTTACCGATCGTTGAAGCTGGCTGGGACTAAAATCTGGGCAATAATAGCCAGGTTCCCATGTATTCCAAACCTGATATTGTTGGCATAAGAACAGTGAAAAATTAGAAATGGCAATTATCAAAGCCCGTCAAGGTCGGGAGTTGGTGTATTGTGCATGATGAGAACGGTGAAGATTTAAAAATTTCTGAACTATTGCAATTTGTATGCTAGAAGTCAAACAACTTTTCTATGTATCATTATTACAGTCCAAATCGCGGTGAAGACAAACAGGTCCTTCATTTAAGAACGAAGTTCGCATTATCCAGATATGTCCTTTTCGCTACCATTACTGCTCTCGCCACCAAGCCCAAAATAACCCCCAAGGCGTTTCCAGAAACCCACAGGAGCTTGGTAGCGGTCCCTGCCACTGAGACCCACAACTATGTGACCTGTTCGACTCTCTACCTGGCAAAAGGAAGCTTCCCTGGAGTTGTCCAATTCGTAGAGATTGTTTTGGGTCCCAATCATAAATATTGTTTCCCTAGCAGTGAATTTCACTGTCTTGATATGGGTCGCCAATGCTGGTAACAATTCGATACCACCTTTCTTTGTTTTAAGATGCAGTACGCCAGAGTATCCCTCGGGGATATATAGAACAACATTCCCTGCAGAAGTTATCGTCAAACTTTGCGGTTACGATAGGGTGTGTGGATATATCTGACCATGCGTCGAATTGACATCGAGACCCATTCGAGGTCTCGATGCAGGCATTGGAAGCTGACAATCATTTGCATCAATGTAGATAGAAATATGAATGGATCGTATTACTTACTAATGTAATTTGTATACTTCCTGAATGACTAGAGACACTTATGTTGGCTTTGGGGGCTTTCTGAATGTCGCCAGTTGTCGCCAACTCCAATTCAACAGAACCTTTTCGAGACCGGAAAGAGGCATGCGGTAGTTccttttttgactttttccCTTTCCGACGTTGATAGGCCATAACAAGAGGGTCGATGAAAAACGTGCCTATGAAATTTACCATGGTCAACAGCGAGCTTGTGATGCATTAACGATGGTAATGTTACCTTTGATATCATGATTCCGTTCAAAGATGTGCACTTGATCTGCACTTGGTGCTGGGTCTTGACTGTTCACCGAAACGCTACTTTGATTGTACCGTGATTGAACATTCGGGACTTGAAGTTGGCTTCGCGAGGACGTGCCATTATCACGACCATGGTTGAGAAAGTCGTCACTATACGCTGGAGGAGGCCTGTCTATTTCAAGCTAATCAAGTTCACCTAGCGTCAACCAGAGAGATTGGTTGTATTCAACTTACTTTGGTCGTCATTGCATCGTTCTTGCTGAAGCTTGCATCCTTTGGGGGTGTCATAGGACCAATACTATGTCGTTCAAGTATCATTGCAGAATGTAGTGGGGGTGAATCAAATATAGGATGCCCGATTGATATGCAGCTGAGAAAAGACCTAAAGTGTTCCACTGACAAGGAAGCAAGCAACCAGTCGAGACAACAATTGACACAAATGCCCCAAATTTGATAAAGATCAGAGGTTAAGGCGAGCGCAGCAAGGTATAAACTGCGAGCCAGCTAAGTACACAGCCATGCTAGAGGGTTATAATGGATGAAAAAGAGGATGTTGTGAAGAAGTTCTCAGCAGCCGTCAGTCATGGCGCTGTTGCAAGCTGCGATCAAAGCGTCCTTCGAAAACCATCGATACGTGGTTGATGTGTGCTTACTAAGTACATACACAGCAAAACTGTCCCTTATTGTCTTTTTTACGAGATAGGCTGGGATAGGTCCGATaggaggaaagaaaaagaatgaaagTGTGGCAAAAAAAGTCAAGCAAGGGCCTGACCGGGAATTGAACCCGGGACCTCCTCGATTTGGTATTACCCTAACAAGGAATCATACTACTAGACCATCAGGCCGATGACTAATCGTTAAGGTGTGTTTATCCGGGGAGACTTACACAACGGCAATGAAACAAAAGAATTCGAATTGGATTACATTGGATTACTTGCATTTTGTGCAACGGCAGAAGCAGATCAATGAAATATCTAAAACGATTCAGACGAGAACCGAACTTATCTCGATTTAAATGACACCAGTCAGTTGTATACAAATACTCCGTTATTCACAGTACCGTGCTTTTGATCCAATCGCTGGACAtaattatcttatcctttgaCAGAAAAATGTGAACGTCGTTTGTCGTAAGTAGCGTGGGCTGAAGTTGTCCACATAATGTTGTTCAGCCGACTTTGAATCCCTCCACTTAGTCTCCACTTAGTCCACTACCCATCAATAATCACGTGTTCTTAAACTGATTCTCCGACTTGTTTGTAGTTATGCATCACGGCGGATAAAAATGCTGAGCAGTGAGTCGGGTAGTTGGTCTGAAGACTGCAGCAAAGCACAAATGAGCACAAAtgtaataaaaaaacatgtcGTGGGCCTAACCGGGAATTGAACCCGGGACCTCCTCGATCCAGGGCTACCCTAACAAGGAATCATATTCATACTACTAGACCATCAGGCCATTCATAAAAGGTCTGTTTATGACACTTGTTATTTGTACGGCCAAACATGCCCGATGTTTCAAAGCTTTAACAGTTAAAAAGGGCCTCACTGGGAATTGAACCCAGGACCTCCTCCATGTGCACCACACAGCCCAAAGGAGGAATCATGCTACTAGACCATAAGGCCGATGCAGGCCAAATTTACAGTTAAGTATTGTTCCAATCTACATATATTTTGTTTAAACAATTCTCTTTCTATAAGACATACATCAAATTCAACCATGAGGATATATTCACGTTCCCCTAATACTTATATGTGCACTCAAAAATAAATTGTTTTAGTTCATGCAAAGATTCTGAGCATGTTATGCCAATATAGTATTTTCCAAGTATTTTCTAGCTGAAATGGGGcataagattgggctcatcagaaaccagcacccttacgtaatcaatgggcttggcgccaagagcggccaaaatccagctcgaaaaaaaaatcaaaagttatgttgacggaaaatggtttcagacaaaaagtttaaaaaaaaaaaattcataaatgtgcatatacaatccttactactagcctttatgcccacaataatagaattacacctcagaggtcaaattgtagtctctggaagtccataatgagtctgagaggtattacttaggcgtgacttattgtcacgtgtggtcacgtgtaccattatataagcggccaaaagaacattgtcaaattttcgaaaatctcccaaactcgagaaaacaccatttctgacgtgttagactaaaaaaaaaggaaaaaaattaaaatctttataacttcttgagatcaaaatttttttgaaaaaaaaaaccacagatgtgttcaaagaagcataacctacatatctgtggttcaaaaatgtagaatagtgtgagtgcagaagggttgaaaaggttcggaggtaagccaacttttgcttacctaagggggtgctggttcctgatgagcccaatcttagttCTTCCATAATTCGCCACGAATTTTAGTACAGCCATGTAATGACGGAAGCAACAATCACAGACAAACAAAGTGCCATATAGAGTGGGACCCTATCCGTGGTTACGATTTGGACGCTGCATTCGCTGAACCCCTGCCTTGTGCGTCCTCATTCTCGCACAGGGACCATGGCCTTGGCAGCACAGTCGAGTCAAAGTGAAAGGCTTAATCAAATCTTCAGTGGACTGAAGCACAGAAATGTGGAAATTAAGTTGCAATCAGCTGAAGAGCTTCGACGATATGTGAGTAATATCATTGTTCGTGCTCTGAATTGACGAATCTCAATTATGTTTTATAGGTATCTATGACAGTCGCTGAGATGTCATCCGATGCAGCGTCCAAGCTATGGGATGACAACATTAATAGAAGACTGTTCGATCTGACTCACAGCCAGAACACCTCTGACGCGCTTGGAGGTCTACTTGCTATAGGTGTGCTGCGACAACTAGAGACCGAACGATGCTTACTAAAAAGCTTGTTTAGAGAAACTGATTGGCATTGAACAAGAAGAGACTATAGAATCTAAACGCAATCTCTTCCGTTTCTACAATTATGTTAAACATCTTCTCCCAAGTACCGACACGAGTCTCATGCTTTCCGCCTCCAAGACGCTAGGAAAGATTGCAGAAATAGGCGGCTCAGCTTTTGGAGAACGTTTTATGGACTTTGAGGTTCCAGCCGCTGTGGACCTGATGCAACCCGACAAACAAGAGTCTCCTCGATACGCTGGGGTTTTAATTCTGAAAGAATTGGCCAGAAATAGCCCCACATACTTCTATTCCCATATCGGAACTGTTTTTGACAACATATTAGTACCCCTTAGAGATCAACGCGTTATTGTCAGAGAAGGAGCAGCCGAGTTATTAGCCGCCTGCCTGGAGATCGTCACTTCGAGGGAACGACAAACAAGAACTCCTTATCTCTCTAAGGTCTTGCAGGATGCACAACAGGGCCTCAAGCAAGCTCAGCCAGAGGTTATTCATGGGTCTCTGCTAACATATCGAGAGTTGCTACTCCATGCGGGAATGGTGTGTGTTCATATAGTCTCTCAGTCTCTCCAACTGCAAAAACTAACACTTTATATCAGTTTATGAAGGAAAACTTTTTGGACACAGCCGATCAAATTCTTCGATTCAGGTCTCATCGCGATTCCGCTGTTCGTAAAATGGTTATCACCATGATCCCATCTCTTGCTGCTTATGATACTCAAACCTTTACGGAGCATTTTCTTCACAAAGCCATGGCGCACCTACTGACCCAGTTGGAAAAGCCCGTGGAACGCGATTTTGGTATTTTAAAGGTTTATTTATCAATATAATCTGCTTACTTGAAAATTAGCTTTTGTTGCAATTGGGCACACTGCGGCCGCTGTTGGAAGCGATATGAAGCCTTTCCTTGACCTCATCATGTCACAAATCAAACAAGGACTGCAAGGTCGAGGGTATGTCATATACTCCTTGGAACCGCTCAGTACGACTTGACGTATCTTGATTTTACAGCCGAAAAAATGCCCCTCCAGAAGAACCGATCTTTCAATGCATTGGTATGCTAGCATCGGCCGTTGGCCCAAACTTAACCAAACTCTTGCATGATCAACTCGATCTCATGCTTGCCTGTGGCTTAAGTGAACCATTGGTACAAGCCTTGGTCGCAATCGCTAAGTATATCCCTCCTCTTTTAAAGACCATACAAGGTGGGTATCCCTCCAGTGAAGTGATACTATGCTGAATTGTCTATGATAGACCGCCTATTGGATCTATTGTCGCAGGTTTTAAGTGGCCAACCATACAAACCTCTTGGTGCCCCTCCCTCACTTGCGAGGGGTGAAATTGGTGTTTCAAATCGTGATTTGAACCCCACCCAGGTTAGTATTATCCTTGATGATTATTCGACAACTCAAAAAGTTTGACCCTGGTAGATAAACGGAACCGACAAGAATCCAGAGCTGATTACCCTAGCTCTTACTACGTTGTATACTTTTGATTTTACCGGTGGGTCAAAATCCTCTCCATTGGTATTGACTTTTCTTGACGTATTTCAGGTCATGTTCTAAATGAATTTGTTCGGTCTTGCGCTTTGCCGTACTTGGAGGATGACAACCCGGAAGTCCGCAGAGCATCAGCTTTGACCTGCTGTGTGCTCTTCGTCAAAGACCCAATATGCTATCAGTCCAGCACCCATGCTATTGAAATCATAAGCGACGTTTTAGACAAATTGCTCACCGTTGGCATCGCAGATCCAGGTATCTTGATCTTCCTTATTACAATTGACAGTTTGCTAATATTTTCGGTGACTTGCAGTTGCAAGCATAAGGCAAACTGTTTTGTCCTCGCTTCACGAGCGCTTTGATAGACATCTTGCCCAAGCTGAGAATGTCAGATCTTTATTCATTGCACTGAACGACGAGGATTTTAATAACCGTGTCACTGCTGTTGGTTTAATTGGTCGCCTTGCAAAACACAACCCTGCATATGTCATGCCGTCGTTGCGAAAAGCGTTGATCCAGCTCCTAACTGAACTTGAGTATTCGACAGTTATGTGAGTTGTGTGGCTTGGAAAATTGATCTCAATCCTGACAAGTTCAAACAGGCGAAACAGGGAAGAATGCACGCGATTACTTACGTTGCTTGTTAGTGCCACTCAACGCCTAATAAAACCGTACGCTCTTCCCATGCTCCGCGTCCTGCTGCAAAAAGCAAACGACTCCAACCCCACTGTTGCTGCCAATGTTTTAATGTGTCTCGGCGAACTTACATGTGTTGGTGGCGAGGATGCTATTCAACACGTTCCCGAACTGATGCAAGTCATCATCTCGAGACTTTCAGACCCAGCCTTAATCAAACGCGATGCTGCCCTCCATACTCTTGGTCAAGTGTGCTCTAGCACAGGCTATGTTATTACACCTCTTGTCGAACACCCTCAGTTATTGCCTCTCTTGTCAAGAATTCTTAGGACAGAAACCAGCCAACCCGTTCGTCGCGAGGTCATTAAGGTTCTCGGTATCCTTGGTGCATTGGACCCATACAGACGCAAGGTAATTTTTGCAGTGACCAAATAAATATCATGAATAATCCTTTTTGTTCTACTATTTACAGAGTAAACCGAAGGAGGATACATCCAGTGAAACGGCTGTAGCTGCTGTAAACCAAGTGCCTGTTGCCCAGCATGTAGCGACGCCTGCATCTGATGATTACTTCCAAACGGTAGTGATCAACGCACTATTATCTATTCTCAAAGACCAGTCTCTCGGCAGCCACCACCATAGTGTTATTGAAGCAATTATGTCTATTTTCAAGACACAGGGCCTGAAATGCGTAACTTTCTTGCCA from Psilocybe cubensis strain MGC-MH-2018 chromosome 7, whole genome shotgun sequence encodes:
- a CDS encoding Peptidase M20 domain-containing protein 2, producing the protein MSDLDAQPGCFAHFFSRKTRFGKLTTRTETKSTLQDKPLSEQEKVYGEADKRLSDSETLGKTDNHCYFTPNCVFSYGSEDEWWNVAEQLPSYSSISNSLAHIPGSATSVIDKTLNQKNESLRALSMKIHGHPETMFTENYAHDLLTAYMEKCGFKVTRHYLGLNTAWKAEYSQGTGGRVIGINSEMDALPGIGHACGHNLIAISGVGVAIALKAALEAQPQTSAKQSKAEEGGGGKVILLERGAYEEMDACIMCHPSTGLPHSASVGSSTAMQSIQVEYFGHAAHAGGAPWEGTNALDAAFIAYSGISMLRQQMKPDHRVHGVVEGRNWLPNVIPDYAKMRWLARAPTSDELSSFTKRVQNCLEAAALATGCRVDIKLDNAYFDLHQNPVLAQGFADIAGSQYGIVTTTKSTSASTDFGNVSYGNIKFLVIQTQKFPAYIVIYLQLSLPYTRLSVGVAISSSLPLLLVLMKHAAIPTEPNGGNHTAAFAKAAGTEAAHTATIAITKSLALTGYRVLTDTTFFNRVQASFERSKTVLA